The Myxococcus fulvus genomic interval AGCGAGATTCCCTCCTCGTAGCGACCGGTGGCGAGGAGCGCTCGACCCCGGGCCAGGGTCGACGAATGCGCGGAGGCGCCGGTGTCGACGGCTTCATGAGGGGCACCCGGCGCGTGCTCCTCGGTGCAGGCCGTGACGGGCAAGAGGCCCGTCGCCGCGCGGTGCGCCTCATCCACCGTCCTCGCGTTCGCCTGGGACAGGAGCGTGGTGAGCGCGGAGACCTCCGCGAGCCGGTTGTCGAGGCAGCGCATGCGCCACCCCGTCACCGCCTCGGCTGGCGCCTCACGGGCCTGGGAGCTCAGGCAGGTGTCGGTGCGCATCCGCTCCCAGGAGGCGGTATAGGCGTCCAGCTCGCGGCGGACGCGTTCCCAGGCCGCCAGGGCGTAGGGCCGTCCCGTGGCGGTGAAGGCGGCCTGGATGCTGGCCTGCTGCGCCGGGCCCCAGACGTGGGTGAGCTCCTCCTTCGCGCCGTCGCAGGCCCGGCGGGAGTGGAGGACATGGGTGAGTCCCACGGCCAGGGCCAGCAGGGCTCCTCCTCCCGCGAGCAGCAGGCCGCGTCGTCGACGCGCGGTGGGGTCCTTCCCCAGGGCGTCCAGCAGCGCGGTGAGGGTGGGGAAGCGCTCCGAGGGCGCGTCGGCGAGCCCTCGCGCGAGGACGCGGCGCGGCCACGTCGGGACGCGCGAGCCCGGGGGGAGGGGCGCGAGCTGCCTTACGCCGGGCGCTTCGCCCGTGAAGGGCGGGACGCCGTAGAGGGCCTCGTGGAGCGCGAAGCAGAAGGAGAACTGGTCGGCCGCGGGGCTCGCGAGTGAGGCGTCCTGGAGCACCTCCGGCGCGGTGTACGCGCGCTGGAGCGGCGCCTTGCGCTTCGACAGGCCGAAGCCGGTGACGTGGACGCGTCCCTCCGCGCTGACCCGGATCTGGTCGGGTCCGAAGTCTCCGTGCGTGATGCCCACCGCATGCGCGGCCGCGAGCCCTCGGCCCGCGTCGATGAAGACGTCGAGCACCTGTCGCGACGTGCGAGGCGAAGCCGCCAGCCAGCCGGGCAGCGTCTGGGGTTCCACCCGCTCCATGGCGAGGAAGACATGGGGTCCGAAGGTGCCCACGTCGTAGATGGCCACGACGTTGGGATGGGAGATGCGGGCCCGCGCCTGGGCTTCACGCAGCAGGAGGGCGCGCTCCTCCTGCTCGGCGTCGGTGCCGGGCGCGCTGGTGCGCAGCAGCTCCAGGGCGACGCGGCGCTCCAGCTCCGGGTCGTACGCGTCGTACACGGCGCTCAGGTCGGTGGCAGCCATCAGCTCGACCAGCAGATAGCGGCCGACCGTGGTTCCCTTCGCTGGAGCCCATGCCGTGGAAGGTGTGATGTCGGAGCTGGAGCTCATGTCACTGGGAGGTGACGAAATCCAGTACAGCGGGTCACCATCGTGTGAAATCACCAGGGCGTGTCGTCCCAGTTTCAGCGTCTCTTCGAGCCCCGTGACAGGCGCGTGGAAGACGCGCTCGCTCCGGGTGGGCGCGAGCAGGCCCTCGGCGGCGAGGACGTATTCAGGGAACACGTCCTTCATCTCCAGCGGGGCGTGGAGGAGGAGCACCAGGTACGCGTCGCGACGGAGGCCGGCCAGGATGTCGGAAGGCTGGAAGTCATCGCTCGTCGCGACGATGGGAGCCCGGGTCTGTTGATAGGTGCCCGTGCGCGGGTCGAAGTCGAAGATGGCGAGCGCCGCGGGCCGCAACGAGGGCAGGGTGCTCGTCAAGAACCGCTCGACGGCGGTCCAGCCAGGATGCCGCGAACCGGCGGACAGGGCCCATTCCTGGTACGTCCGCTCGCCGTCCACTGGCCGCATGCGTTCCTTATGCGGCAAGGGGCGAGGACCTGGCAAGCCGCGGTGATGACAGCCCCGCGGGTTTCACCCAGGGGTATCGCCTGGACATGATTCCAATCGCTTGGCGAGACCTCCCACCGGAGGAAGACCTGGATTATGTCTCGCGACAGGTCAAACCCGGACTCCTCGAAGGATTCACCATGAAGCTCGCCTCCTTGTTCCCCGCCCCTCTGCCGACGGCGCCCAGCGTCGGCCTGTTGCTGCTGCGCCTCGTCGCCGGCATCGCGTTCATGTTTCACGGCTGGTCGAAGATTCAAAATCCGTTTGCCTGGATGGGCGCCGAGGCCCCCGTGCCCGGAATCCTCCAGGCGCTCGCGGCGCTCTCGGAGTTCGGCGGCGGGCTCGCGTGGGCGCTGGGCCTGCTCGTGCCCCTCGCGTCCCTGGGCCTCTTCTTCACCATGGCCGTCGCGACGCACGTGCACGCCGTGGTGAAGGGCGACCCGTTCGTCGGCCACGCCGGCAGCTATGAGCTGCCCCTGCTCTACCTGGTCATCGCGGTGGTGCTGATGACCGTGGGGCCCGGCCGCTTCGCCCTGGACACCTGGCTGCGCAAGAAGCTCGGCTGAGCGCTCACACGGCTCGGGGCGCCGATGTGCTGGCGCCCCACCCGCGAAGCCTCACCCACCCACCGCGCCGCTTCGCAGGAGCAGGGCGGCGCGCTTGATGGCGGCCCGGATGCGGACATAGGTGCCGCACCGGCAGACGTTGTCACTCATCGCCGCGTCGATGTCCGCGTCGGACGGGTGGGCGTTCTTCTTCAGCAGCGCGACGGCGGCCATGATCTGCCCCGGCTGACAGAAGCCACACTGGGCCACGTCCTCCGTCATCCAGGCCTGCTGCACCGGATGCAGCCCCTGGGCGCCCAGTCCCTCGATGGTCATCACCTCGCGGCCTTGCAGCGTGCCCACCGGATGGATGCAGGGCCGGAAGGCCTCGCCGTCCAGGTGGCTGGTGCA includes:
- a CDS encoding (2Fe-2S)-binding protein, whose protein sequence is MPAHQFILNGQTVSVEAPEDLSLLWVLRDVLGVTGPKYGCGVGVCGACTSHLDGEAFRPCIHPVGTLQGREVMTIEGLGAQGLHPVQQAWMTEDVAQCGFCQPGQIMAAVALLKKNAHPSDADIDAAMSDNVCRCGTYVRIRAAIKRAALLLRSGAVGG
- a CDS encoding DoxX family protein gives rise to the protein MKLASLFPAPLPTAPSVGLLLLRLVAGIAFMFHGWSKIQNPFAWMGAEAPVPGILQALAALSEFGGGLAWALGLLVPLASLGLFFTMAVATHVHAVVKGDPFVGHAGSYELPLLYLVIAVVLMTVGPGRFALDTWLRKKLG
- a CDS encoding serine/threonine-protein kinase, with the translated sequence MRPVDGERTYQEWALSAGSRHPGWTAVERFLTSTLPSLRPAALAIFDFDPRTGTYQQTRAPIVATSDDFQPSDILAGLRRDAYLVLLLHAPLEMKDVFPEYVLAAEGLLAPTRSERVFHAPVTGLEETLKLGRHALVISHDGDPLYWISSPPSDMSSSSDITPSTAWAPAKGTTVGRYLLVELMAATDLSAVYDAYDPELERRVALELLRTSAPGTDAEQEERALLLREAQARARISHPNVVAIYDVGTFGPHVFLAMERVEPQTLPGWLAASPRTSRQVLDVFIDAGRGLAAAHAVGITHGDFGPDQIRVSAEGRVHVTGFGLSKRKAPLQRAYTAPEVLQDASLASPAADQFSFCFALHEALYGVPPFTGEAPGVRQLAPLPPGSRVPTWPRRVLARGLADAPSERFPTLTALLDALGKDPTARRRRGLLLAGGGALLALAVGLTHVLHSRRACDGAKEELTHVWGPAQQASIQAAFTATGRPYALAAWERVRRELDAYTASWERMRTDTCLSSQAREAPAEAVTGWRMRCLDNRLAEVSALTTLLSQANARTVDEAHRAATGLLPVTACTEEHAPGAPHEAVDTGASAHSSTLARGRALLATGRYEEGISLVEPAARVAKEAGHRRALAELSLLLGELREGAGRWRSAESALFEALDAAEATRQDAVATRAWILLVRVSCIGLDEYELAARWKDRAAAALERLGDGHLLARIQLLTYAGTLLRMQRHYPEAAMQQEQALLLAEQAFGADSLEVADVLLELGVSQWRDARLPQARATLERAVDITRRTLGDEHPEVARMRLALVPVLRDGAFEPQRANEEQTARDLDLAERTVREALAILERTLGPEHPRVYDALNDLGSTLVVRERFRDALPIYARALAIAEKTDGPKSQGAAVIHGNLGVLRLQAGDYRLSEEHFRQLLTIREAHFGPQHPILISTLRLLGRALMRQQRHEEVLPYFQRAVDLQLALPDDADERWTASLLDLGSVYLLLHRPAEAIAPLERAVAGWEQARPLPGQRTDARFMLARALWESGRDRARASRLATEAKQLALTDGASQALRERIDAWLAQPAKR